TCCGGCACTCGGTCGGACCGTCCACTTCCCGGCCGAGGTGGTGGCCGTGCCCGCCCGTGATGGTGATGGAGCGACAGTTGGCGACCATCCGCGGACCGGGCACGTCGCCGCAGGCGACGTGTTCGGCAAGCACCACGTCGAGGTCGCGGGCACCCATCGCGCGGACGCTGGTCACCCCCGCTTCGAGCGTTTCGCGGGCGTTGACGGTCTCGGTCAGCATCAACTCAGCGTCGCTCATCGACACCACGTCGTCCACGCTGGCCTCGCCTGAGAGCGAGAAGTGGACGTGGGCGTCCACGATGCCCGGAACTATCGTCTTCCCTCCGAGGTCGTAGGTCGGTTCGTTCTTTGTCGGGTCGGCGTCGCCGACGGTCTCGACGCGCCCCGATTCCGGGTCGAACTGGAGCGCGGCGTCGTCGTGAACGTCGCCGGTCCCGTCGATGACTCGGGCGTCACGGAGAATCATATGGTGGATGTTCCCAGTCGGCGCTCTTGAATCCCGCGACTCACCCAGCGGGACCGGCCGCGAGGGCGGCCGACGTGTCGTTTCACTGTCTCCCGGCCACAAGACACTCCTGCCGTCGGCGGAACGCCCTGACTATGACTACCGCAGAAGACGCGTCTCTCACGACCGACGGCGGGGGTCGGCGCGCCACGCTGGTCCGCGGCGCGGTCGCTGGTCTCGGCGCGTGGATGCTCGGCTATCTCGTCACGTACGTCTCGAAATCGCAAGCCATCTCGGAGGCGCTCCGGGGCATCGGGTTCGTCTCGCAACTGCTCGGCGGCGAGACGATTCCGGCGTGGAAAGGGGTCTCGTGGCTCTTCTTGAACGCCCACGTCGTCGCCACGAAGTTCCCGACCATCACGGGCGGGACTCAGACCGCGAACTTCGTGACCGGCGAGGAGGGGTCGGCGCTCCTGCTCGCGCTCCCGGTCGTCGTCCTGCTCGCGGCCGGAGTGGTCACCGCGTACGGGCGACCCGGCGGTGCGGTCGAGCGCGCGAAGGTGGGCGCGACGGTGGCGCTGGGCTATCTCCCGCTGTCGGCCGGGGTTGCGCTGGTCGCTACCCACAGTGTCGGCGACACTGACGCCGCCATCGCGGCCGACCCAGTGACCGCGATTCTGCTCGCTGGCGCGGTCTACCCGCTGGTTCTCGGTGCCCTCGGCGGCGCGCTGAGTAGCGTAGCGGAGTAGGTCAGGCGGACGCTCGGTGCGTTTCCAACTCTCGGCGCGCGCTGGCGAACCCTCGTGGTTCGCCAACACGCGCGAGGGACGAACGACCGAGTGAAGCGAGGGAGTGCGGAGGTTGGGGAGGTGTGAGGCACGCGCTCGACGCCACGGGCCACTGGCAGACGCTCGGCGACGAATCCCGCCGTGTGGGTGGACTGAAAGGGGCCGCCCGCTCGCGCTTGCTTGGTCGTCTCTGCGGGCAACTATTTCCGCGCGGGCAGTGCAGAGAGCGCGGAAATATCCCGCAGAACGACCGCGAGCGGGCGGGGGCTTTCTAAAACATCTTCCAGATATTTCCGCCGTAGGCCACCGTATCGAGGCGTTCCCTACTCCAACTTTCGGGCGACCATCTCGCCCCAGTGTTCGAAGCCGTGGCGGTCGTAGAACGCCTGTGCGCGGTCGTTCTTGCGGTCCACGTCCAGCACGAGGCGGTCGAGCGGGAGGTCTTGGTCCTCGGCCAGTTCGACCGCGGCGTTCATCAGGTCGTCCGCGAGGTCCGTGCCGCGGAACTCCGGCCGGACGTAAATCTCGTTCAGGACCGCGGCGTCCCAAATCATCGCCAACTGCTGGGGCAGGACGAAGACGTAGCCCGCCAGCGCGGGGTCGTCGGCATCCTCCGCCGTTTCTTGAGAATCCTCTGTATTGCTTTTAGCTCTCTTTGCATTGCTTTCAGCGTTCTCTGCATTGCTTTCACTTTTCTCCGGGTTTCCGTCACCCGTCTCGACCTCGGCGACGGTCACGCACCGCGGGTCGTGTTTCGTACACCAAAACACCCAGTCGAGGTAGCGCTCGCCGTACTCCTCGGTCAGTTTCCCCTCGTAGACGGCCTGCTTGTCGTCGCCGCCCGTTCCCGAGCCGAGTCCCAACTCGAAGGCGCGCTTGAGGTCCCAGAGGTCTCGGGGGTCGCGGTCGGGGTCGTACGGACGGAGTCGCGTGTCGGTCATGGTCCGGGCTTCGTGAGAGAGGGTGTTAGCGGTTGCGAGTCGGAACGGCGCTGCTCGGGAGTTGGTGGAGACTGGCACGCCTCAGAGATTGGGACCGTTCGGCACCGCAACCGCACAGCACCCCGAGGCATCACACCCCTCCGGTCTCCTCCGGTCCCGAACAGACTACCGACGCGCCACAGCACGACGACCGATACTGCTCGCACTCTCGTACCAGTTTACACTCGCGGTACCGGCGTCCGACCACGGTCCCGCAATCGGCGCAGGTCAGGACGTACTTCGGGTCCGCGAACGGCGGGCACCGAACCGTCGCGTCCACCGCGGCGGCGCGCTCCCGGAACGCTTCCCCGTGGTCGGTTGTGCCGAACCGCTGGAACTGCTCGACGTGAACGAGTTCGTGGCGGAGGGTCGCGGTCCACTCGCCCACATCGAACGACTCGAAGGCGCGCCACGTCAGCGACAGCGTGCAGGTCCGGAGGTCGTCGTGCGGGACGCCCGCGCGCTCGGCCGCGGCCCGCCAGTCCACCGGGTCGCCGACCTCGGCATCCGGAATCTTGGGGCGCTTGACCGCGGCGGCCCGGCGTTTCGCGCGAGTCGAGACCTCCCAGTCGAGCAGGGAGAACGAAACGTCGAGGTCGTACTCGCGGGTCGCCTCCCGGCAGTACGCCCGAGACCCGAGAATCAACTCCTCGTGGGTCTCGGCGTGGGCCAGCGCCCGGACCGTCGGCGACTGCTCGGGGTCGTCGTCGGGCGCGAGGCGGCGGGTGTTGCTCGTCACAGTCTCCTTGGCGGCCCCGACGAACCCCGCCCTCAAGAGTCCCCCGAACGACTAACTCGGCGGCAACCCTACACATCGACATGGCGACGGACGCCGACGCGGACGACGAGGTTCGAGTCTGGCTCGTCGAGCGCACCTATTCGGACGACGAGCAGAACCTCGTCATCCTCGTCTACGCGACGCCGGACGGGGAGCGGTACTTCCGGAAGGAGCGCGCTCTGACCAGTTTCTCGGACGAGCGCGACACCACCGCGGCGATGTCGGTGGCCGCGGACAACCTCGGCACCGTGGACGACCCCGGCGAGCGCGAACAGTACGCCGCCGAAGCCTCGCGGATGGCGGACCTGCACGACCCCGAGGACGTGATTTGATTTCCGTCCGGTGGGATTACACTGCTGGTAGCGTCCGGAAGAACGGCCGCGAAATCGGCGTGAACGAGTCGTAGAAAGCCCCCGCCCGCTCGCGGTCGCTCACCGACATCTCCGACGGACGTAGTTGCGTCGGAGAGTGGTCGGTGAGGCGACCAAACCCTTCGGGCGCGACCGGGCGGCCCCTTTCAGTCCACCCAAACGTAATCTGTGTCGCCGAGCGCCTTTCGGTGGATTGTGTCACCGAGCGCCGGAGTCGGAACGTTCCGCTCACTCGCCCATTCGCTCGCGGGCCGCCGCGACCACCAGCGGGAGCGTAATCGTCGCGTCGGCGTAGACACTCGCGTTCCGGGCGGCCTTCTCCAACTTGCCCCACGAGCGCGCCTCGTCGAGGGTCGCGCCCGAGAGACCGCCGGTCTGGGGCGGGTCCATCGTCAACTGGACCGCGTAGTCGTAGGCCTCCGGCGAGACCAGCATCGTCTGGAGGACGTAGTTTTTCGGGACGCCGCCGCCGACGACCATCGCGCCCGCCTTTTCGGCCTCAAAGGCTTGGTCGGTGATGGTCGTCATGTCAGCCAGCGCGTCGAGCGTAAAGTCGGAAGTCTGGGAGTACATCCACGCTTGCAGGCCCAGCACCGAGTCTTGAATCGCCGGGCAGTAAATCGGCACGTCGCTCTCGAAGGCCGCGGCCGCGAGGCCCGCGCCCTCTTCGACGCCCTCGCGCTCGTTGACCTCGCTGTTGGCCCGGCCCAGCGCCTCGGTCAAGCGCCGGATGCTGACCGCGCCCTCACCTTCGACCGCGGGGAAGACCTCCGAGCGCAGGTGGTTCTCGAACAGCGCGAAGTGTTCTTGGGGCAGGTAGACGTTGTAAATCCGGTCAACCTCCTCGTCGCGCAGTTGCTCGTCGTGGTCGCGCAGGCTCCGGTCCTCGCCGGGTTCTTCAGTTCCGTGGTGGTGCTTCCCGCCGATGGCCTCGATGGCGTCGTGGGTCAGGTTCGCGCCGGTCGTGACCAGCGCGTCGATGTGCCCGTCCCGGATGAGTTCCGCGACGATTCGCCGCATCCCGGTCGGCACCATCGCGCCAGCCAGCCCGAAGAAGTTCGTCACGTCGTCGTCGCCGAGCATCTCGGCGTAGATGTCCACGGCCTCGTGGATATCCGCCGCGCCGATGCCCGCGTCCCCGTACGAGTCGGCCAGTTCGCCGACCGTCATGCCCGCCCGAACCTCGGCGTGGCCGATGGGGTCGTGGTGGAACTCCTCGCGGTCGGGTTCGTGGTGGCCGTCGTGGGTCTCCTCCTCGTGGTCGTCAGTCATATCGGTTGCTGGTCCGCCCAGACGCTTGAACGCCGCGATTACGGAGCCGCGAGAGAAGGAGAGGGAACCGCCAGCGCGTCAGTCCGCCGCAGGTGCGCGCTCGTCGCCCGCGTCAGCGGGGTCGGTCAGCGCCGCCCCGGTCCGCAGTTGGTCGAGCGCGTCCGCCCCGTTGACCGCCATGAAGACGAATCCGACCTTACTGATGAGGTCGAGATAGGTGACGACCATCACCTCGGTCCCGGTCTGTACCAGGCCGAACCCGAGCGGTCCGAGAATCCAGACCACCGGGTAGATTGTCCAGAGGACGACGGTTAGGTTCCGAAGCTTCTGGAACACCGCGCTCACGCGGTCGCCGTGGAGATTCGCCTGTCGTGGCAGGACGGTCAACAGCAGGTACAGCAGGCCGACGTAGGTCACACAGCCGACCAGATACGCGACGTAGCTGTACGGTTCCGGGAGCAGGCCCGCGGCGACGCCCGACCCGATGACCAGCACGTCCACGCCGATTAGCGCGGAGTACACCTTCCGCTCGGGGCGACAGAGCATCCCCAGATACAGCACCAGCAGGGGTGTCGTCACCAGCCAGTCGAGATAGCGCGGCAGGTATAGCGAGCTGCCACCAATGGTCACTTTCCCGAGGTCGAACGCCATGGCGAGATACGCCACCGCGGCAAACCCGGTCACAGCCGCCAGCACCGCGTAGTGGCGCGAGTACCGGCGTTCGGTGAGGAGTCGCCACAGCGGGTAGACAGTTCCCACGGCCATACCGACCGTGCCGAGCCAGAACCAGATCGCGCCGAGGTCCATCATTGGTCGCTCACCTCCGCGCTCTGGAAGTCGGTGTCGTCCATCGGCCCGGCCCCGCGAGTCACGCGGAAATCGTCCAGTAGGCGCGACAGTTCGGCCGCGCGCTCTGCGAGGTCGTCGGCGTCGTCCCGGACCGCCGCCAGGGTCTCGGTCTGGGCGTCGGCGGCTTCCGTGACCGATTCGGCCTGACTCGTCGTCTCCTCGCTGATGGAGGCCACGTCGTCAACCATCTGGACGACCGCGGTCGAGGATTCGGCTTGGTCCTCGGTCGCTTCCTGTATCTCCTGAATCCGGGCGTCGGTCTCCTCGACGTACTCCGCGATTTCCTCCAGTGCGTCGATTGCGCCCTCAACCGTCTCGACTCCGGCGCTGATGCGCTCGCTGGTCTCGGACATGCCCTCGACGGATTGGGCAGTCTTCTCTTGGACGCGCTCGATGCGCCCCTCGATTTCGGCCGCCGACTCCTTGGTCTCCTCCGCGAGATTCTTCACCTCGTCGGCGACCACCGCGAAGCCGTCGCCCTCGGCGTCGGTTCGGGCGGCCTCGATGGAGGCGTTGAGCGCGAGCATGTTGGTCTGCTCGGCGATTTCGGTGATGACCTCCACGATGTCGCCGATGGCCTCCATCTCGGCGTCGAGTTCCTCGATTTCCGCGGCGGTCCGCTCGGTCTGGGCCTCGACGGCGTCCATCTCCGAGAGGGCCTCCTCGGCGGCGTCCTTGCCGAGTTCGCCCGCGGCCGCGGCCTGCTGGGAGGTCGCGGCCACGTCGTCCACGGTCGCGGCGACCTGTTGGGCGCTGGCCGAGAGGGTGTTCATCTCGCTGGCGACCTCGCCGAGTTGGTCGGTCTGGCGGGCCGCGCCCTGCGAGATTTCACCGACCGAGTCGCTGACCTCCTCGCCGGTGGCCATCATCTGCTCGGCGCTCCCCTCGACCTCCACGACGGCGTTCGAGACGTGGGAGGCGAACCGCTTGACGTTCGCCACCGTGCGCTCGATGTCGTCCAGCATGTCGTTGAGCGAGTCGCCGATGGCGACCATCGCCTCGCTCCGACTCTCCGTATCGACCCGAACACCGAGGTCGCCGTCTGCCGCCGCGTTCATCACGTCCTCGTAGTGGCTCGCCTTCGTTTCGAGGTGCGTGGAGAGGGCTTCGGCCTCCTCGCGCTGGCTCTCGGCCTCTTTGCGCGCGACCTCGGCGCTCTGACGGGCGTCTTCGGCGCTCTCGCGGGCTTGCTCGGCTTCCCGAATCTGCTCGCGCAGGGAGTCGCGCATCCGGGCGAACGAGTCGTACAGCGACCCGAACTCGTCGCGGCGGTTGGTCTCCAACTCGACTTGGAGGTCGCCGCCCGCCATCGCGTCGGCCTTCCGCGAGAGTTGCCGGAGCGAGATGACGGTGTTGCTGCCGACGGTCACGCCGACGAGCGCGAGACTCACGACCGACAGCAGGATGAGACCGAGGATGTTCGAGGTCACGGCGTCGCTCAGCGCGTACGCCTCGCTGGCGGGCGCATGGACGACGACGACCCAGTCGGCCGACTCCATCGGTGCGTACCCCATCAGCATGCCGCCGTCCATCCGGTCGAACCCGGATTTCCCTGCGAGACCGGCCTCGACAGCGGGGCTATCCCCGCTACCGTGGCCATCCAGCAGTTTGCTCTCGTCGGGGTGCGCAAGGTAGTTGCCCGACGAGTTGAGGACGACGGTGTAGCCGCCCTCGACGCCGCCGGTCAGCGACCGCGTGTGCTTCTCGATGTTCACCATGTAGATGACGCGTTCGTCCGGCCGGTCGGGAACCGGCGCGATGACCGCCACGACCGGGAAATCCACGACCGACACCTCGAACGGTTCCGAGACGTACACGTCCGACTCGTCCTCGAACGTCGGCGGGTCGGCGGCGAACGGCGCGTTCTGCTCGGCCGGACTCACGCCGACCATCTCGTCGCTCGAACTCGTCACGATAGTCTTCTCGGCGGCGTCGTAGTAGTGGACCGCGACGACGCCATCGGGAACGTTACCGTCGTCTACCAACCCCTTCAAGTGGCCCTGAATCCGGTCGGTGTCCCCGCTTTGGAACACCGAATGTTTGGCTGTCAGCCCGGTTTGCGTCTTCACGCTCGAGAGCCACGCGTCGAGGCTCTCGGCCCGTGAGTCGGACAGGGTTGTCAACTCCTCTTGCACGTCGTCGCGCACCTGCTCGGCGGTCTGTGCCTGCACCAACGCGCCGACCGCGACCGTTATGGCGACGACGGATACCAATGCGATAGCGAGTTTTAGCGCATAGCTCCGTTGTACTCGTCTCACAAATGCCCATCTGTGTCCCATTTTGGTTCTGCTCGAAAACGAATAAGTATTGGAGAAAAATAAGCGTAGGTGGTCGTATCATTGTTGATAATCGGCGTTTAGAACGCATCTCCGAGTCTTCGTCAGAAAACTGTAGTGCCAACTACCGCGAGGGCCCGCGTGGCGAGGGTCGGACGCCAGCGGCGGTTCAATTAGCCGTACCCGAAGGGTCGGCTGTCAGGGCCGATTGGCCGCGGCCCGTCTCCGCCGAGAACCGGTGCGTGACCATTGCTCCGGCAACCGTCGAGGGTTGTTGAAACCCGGCGGACATGTGGTTCAAGTTGAGTCGAGGGGGTTTTAATAGTATCTGTTTCGAATGTGTATTATAATCAACATTCTCTGCGTCGTCGCGGGGACTGCTCCTGTTTCGGCGAGCGGTCTGCGCTGTTTCAGAGACCGGTCGGCGCGTCGATATAGGTCGTTTCGAGACCCCAATCGTCGGCGAGCGCCTGCAAGGACTGCACGCCGAAGGTCTCGGTCGCGTAGTGGCCGCCGAGGAAGACGGTCAGTCCGGCCTCACGCGCCTCGTGGTAGGCCTTCTGCTTGCCCTCGCCCGTGATGAGCGCGTCCACGTCCTTCTCGATGGCCTCGTCGAGCCAATCGACGCCGCTCCCGGTCACGACGGCCACGTCCTCGACGTTCTCGGGACCGAAGTCGAGGACGCGCACGCCCTGCCCGAAGTGATCGAGTTCGGTTTCGAGAGTCTCGCGCAGGCGGTCAACCGGAATCGGGTCGCTCGCGCGCCCCCGCTGGCCGATGTGTTCCGGTCCCAACTCGCCGAACGGTTCGCGGTCCGCCAGTCCGAGCAGGTCGGCGATTCCGGCGGCGTTACCCAGTTCGGGGTGGGCGTCGAGCGGGAGATGCGAGACGTACAGCGCCACGTCGTTCTCGATGAGCGGCGCGATGCGGCCGTACTGGCGGCCGGTCACGCGCTCGATGCCGCCCCACGAGAGACCGTGGTGAGTGACCAGCAGGTCGGCACCGCCGTCGGCCGCGGCCTCGATGGTCTGCTCGGCGGCGTCCACCGCGAACGCGACGCTCTCGACCTCGTGCTCGTCGGGACCGACCTGCAAGCCGTTGGCGCTGGCGTCCACGTCGGCGAAGTCGCTCGTTCGGAGTTCGTCGTCGTACCGGGAGACGATTTCGGAGAGGTCCATGTTCGGCGTTTGTGTTCGGGAGGGTTTGTATCTGTATCACTGCTCCCGGCAGGAGTAGATACTCCCCGAAGAACGGACAACTCGGGCAGAGAAATCGCCACGCTCCGCTACTCCGAACTCGTCGCGTCCGCGAAGACGAATTCCCGGAGCAACTTCCCGGCGAGCGCGGCGGCCTGTCCGTCGTCGCGGTCGTTGACCTCCACCACGTCGAACCCCTCGACGAGTCCCGTGTCGGCCACCGCGCGAACCACGTCGCGCATCTCGCGGGGCGTCAGGCCGAACGGTTCCATCGTGCCCGTGCCGGGCGCGAAACCGGGGTCCGCGCCGTCGATGTCCACGCTAAGGTAGACCGACGGCGCGCGAGCGCCGTCGTCGGTCTCGAAGTCGGGCGACCAGTCGCCCACGTCCTCGGGTGCCACGACCGTCACGTCCGACTCGCTGGCGCGCTCGTACTCCGCTTCGCTCCCGGTTCGCGCCCCCAGAATCACGGCTTCGTCGGCCGCCTCGAGCGCGTGTCGGGTCACGGTCGCGTGGCTCAACTCGTTGCCGTCGTACTCCTCGCGGAGGTCCAGATG
This genomic stretch from Halorussus pelagicus harbors:
- a CDS encoding methyl-accepting chemotaxis protein; amino-acid sequence: MQAQTAEQVRDDVQEELTTLSDSRAESLDAWLSSVKTQTGLTAKHSVFQSGDTDRIQGHLKGLVDDGNVPDGVVAVHYYDAAEKTIVTSSSDEMVGVSPAEQNAPFAADPPTFEDESDVYVSEPFEVSVVDFPVVAVIAPVPDRPDERVIYMVNIEKHTRSLTGGVEGGYTVVLNSSGNYLAHPDESKLLDGHGSGDSPAVEAGLAGKSGFDRMDGGMLMGYAPMESADWVVVVHAPASEAYALSDAVTSNILGLILLSVVSLALVGVTVGSNTVISLRQLSRKADAMAGGDLQVELETNRRDEFGSLYDSFARMRDSLREQIREAEQARESAEDARQSAEVARKEAESQREEAEALSTHLETKASHYEDVMNAAADGDLGVRVDTESRSEAMVAIGDSLNDMLDDIERTVANVKRFASHVSNAVVEVEGSAEQMMATGEEVSDSVGEISQGAARQTDQLGEVASEMNTLSASAQQVAATVDDVAATSQQAAAAGELGKDAAEEALSEMDAVEAQTERTAAEIEELDAEMEAIGDIVEVITEIAEQTNMLALNASIEAARTDAEGDGFAVVADEVKNLAEETKESAAEIEGRIERVQEKTAQSVEGMSETSERISAGVETVEGAIDALEEIAEYVEETDARIQEIQEATEDQAESSTAVVQMVDDVASISEETTSQAESVTEAADAQTETLAAVRDDADDLAERAAELSRLLDDFRVTRGAGPMDDTDFQSAEVSDQ
- a CDS encoding GNAT family N-acetyltransferase gives rise to the protein MTDTRLRPYDPDRDPRDLWDLKRAFELGLGSGTGGDDKQAVYEGKLTEEYGERYLDWVFWCTKHDPRCVTVAEVETGDGNPEKSESNAENAESNAKRAKSNTEDSQETAEDADDPALAGYVFVLPQQLAMIWDAAVLNEIYVRPEFRGTDLADDLMNAAVELAEDQDLPLDRLVLDVDRKNDRAQAFYDRHGFEHWGEMVARKLE
- a CDS encoding transporter, coding for MTTAEDASLTTDGGGRRATLVRGAVAGLGAWMLGYLVTYVSKSQAISEALRGIGFVSQLLGGETIPAWKGVSWLFLNAHVVATKFPTITGGTQTANFVTGEEGSALLLALPVVVLLAAGVVTAYGRPGGAVERAKVGATVALGYLPLSAGVALVATHSVGDTDAAIAADPVTAILLAGAVYPLVLGALGGALSSVAE
- a CDS encoding transcription elongation protein SprT, which produces MAHAETHEELILGSRAYCREATREYDLDVSFSLLDWEVSTRAKRRAAAVKRPKIPDAEVGDPVDWRAAAERAGVPHDDLRTCTLSLTWRAFESFDVGEWTATLRHELVHVEQFQRFGTTDHGEAFRERAAAVDATVRCPPFADPKYVLTCADCGTVVGRRYRECKLVRECEQYRSSCCGASVVCSGPEETGGV
- a CDS encoding deoxyhypusine synthase; the protein is MTDDHEEETHDGHHEPDREEFHHDPIGHAEVRAGMTVGELADSYGDAGIGAADIHEAVDIYAEMLGDDDVTNFFGLAGAMVPTGMRRIVAELIRDGHIDALVTTGANLTHDAIEAIGGKHHHGTEEPGEDRSLRDHDEQLRDEEVDRIYNVYLPQEHFALFENHLRSEVFPAVEGEGAVSIRRLTEALGRANSEVNEREGVEEGAGLAAAAFESDVPIYCPAIQDSVLGLQAWMYSQTSDFTLDALADMTTITDQAFEAEKAGAMVVGGGVPKNYVLQTMLVSPEAYDYAVQLTMDPPQTGGLSGATLDEARSWGKLEKAARNASVYADATITLPLVVAAARERMGE
- a CDS encoding bacteriorhodopsin is translated as MMDLGAIWFWLGTVGMAVGTVYPLWRLLTERRYSRHYAVLAAVTGFAAVAYLAMAFDLGKVTIGGSSLYLPRYLDWLVTTPLLVLYLGMLCRPERKVYSALIGVDVLVIGSGVAAGLLPEPYSYVAYLVGCVTYVGLLYLLLTVLPRQANLHGDRVSAVFQKLRNLTVVLWTIYPVVWILGPLGFGLVQTGTEVMVVTYLDLISKVGFVFMAVNGADALDQLRTGAALTDPADAGDERAPAAD
- a CDS encoding Nif3-like dinuclear metal center hexameric protein, with protein sequence MDLSEIVSRYDDELRTSDFADVDASANGLQVGPDEHEVESVAFAVDAAEQTIEAAADGGADLLVTHHGLSWGGIERVTGRQYGRIAPLIENDVALYVSHLPLDAHPELGNAAGIADLLGLADREPFGELGPEHIGQRGRASDPIPVDRLRETLETELDHFGQGVRVLDFGPENVEDVAVVTGSGVDWLDEAIEKDVDALITGEGKQKAYHEAREAGLTVFLGGHYATETFGVQSLQALADDWGLETTYIDAPTGL
- the speB gene encoding agmatinase; the protein is MFPGASTDREAAEYVVVGAPLDVSTTFQPGARFGPERIRRFARSYDDYDARADRRFSDLAVHDHGDVRAWDDAAEYLDYLGGVATDAVRDDAVPLLLGGEHTVTVAGVRAVDPDVFVCLDAHLDLREEYDGNELSHATVTRHALEAADEAVILGARTGSEAEYERASESDVTVVAPEDVGDWSPDFETDDGARAPSVYLSVDIDGADPGFAPGTGTMEPFGLTPREMRDVVRAVADTGLVEGFDVVEVNDRDDGQAAALAGKLLREFVFADATSSE